A genome region from Pirellulales bacterium includes the following:
- a CDS encoding YdjY domain-containing protein yields the protein MKLRMVLRIAACGLALGVFPYVSRPASAQTAQQLASRDIDPGVDRDGSQDPPGLRRLAPDGKVWLDTKNKRVVLEGEVCLREGQLEMFACLKGTKEHESIVAVPTKAHVVHAALVALGAEPGSPAQFIPKYQAAHGPRVDVTLFWTDAKGKRQRATAQDWIRNVKTGKPMTEYWVFGGSGFWKDETTGEQFYKAEDGDFICISNFASAMLDLPIESSQSNEALLFEALTDRIPPAGTKLSLVLTPRLDDKKAAKKPQPTVRPAVRPATRPAAK from the coding sequence ATGAAACTACGGATGGTTCTCAGGATCGCGGCATGCGGATTGGCGCTGGGCGTGTTCCCATATGTTTCTAGGCCCGCCAGCGCCCAGACGGCGCAGCAGCTCGCCTCGCGGGATATCGATCCCGGCGTCGATCGCGATGGTTCGCAAGATCCCCCCGGGCTGCGGCGCCTGGCGCCCGACGGCAAAGTTTGGCTGGATACCAAGAACAAGCGCGTGGTGCTCGAAGGTGAAGTCTGCTTGCGCGAAGGGCAGCTGGAAATGTTTGCCTGCCTCAAGGGAACCAAGGAGCACGAATCGATCGTGGCCGTCCCCACCAAGGCGCACGTGGTACACGCCGCGCTGGTCGCTTTGGGTGCCGAACCGGGCTCGCCGGCCCAATTCATTCCCAAATACCAGGCGGCGCACGGCCCCCGTGTGGATGTAACGCTGTTTTGGACCGACGCCAAGGGAAAGCGTCAACGTGCGACCGCTCAGGACTGGATTCGCAACGTCAAGACCGGCAAGCCGATGACCGAATATTGGGTCTTCGGCGGTAGCGGTTTTTGGAAAGATGAGACAACCGGCGAGCAGTTCTACAAGGCCGAGGATGGCGACTTTATCTGCATCTCGAATTTCGCCAGTGCCATGCTCGACTTGCCCATAGAAAGCAGCCAGTCGAACGAAGCCTTGCTGTTCGAGGCCCTGACGGACCGTATTCCCCCGGCCGGTACAAAGCTGTCTCTGGTTCTCACGCCGCGCCTGGACGATAAAAAGGCTGCTAAAAAGCCCCAGCCCACGGTGCGTCCGGCGGTCCGCCCGGCCACACGGCCTGCCGCCAAATAG
- the aceE gene encoding pyruvate dehydrogenase (acetyl-transferring), homodimeric type, protein MAQAEIVNSHGGDTDPAETAEWLESLKYVLETKGPERVRYLLSVLDETAYRQGVELPFSLNTPYVNTIPPDRQPVYPGNREIERRIKSFIRWNAMAMVVRANRDHPGIGGHISTYASAATLYEVALNHFFRATDQIYFQGHASPGIYARAFLEGRLSEDQLAHFRQELPAGGGLSSYPHPWLMPSFWQFPTVSMGLGPIMGIYQARFNKYLMDRGIKDTSDSRVWCFLGDGECDEPESLGAITLASRERLDNLCFVINCNLQRLDGPVRGNGKMIQELEGAFRGAGWNVIKVIWGDDWDPLLARDESGLLVQRMGEVVDGEFQKYVVSPGSYIREHFFGKYPELEEMVSHLSDEKLKRLRRGGHDPEKVYAAYKAAIETKGKPTVILAKTIKGYGLGEAGEGRNVTHQQKKLNEVELREFRTRFGIPISDEDVAQAPFYRPPEDSPEIQYLRERRKALGGSLPARSTVQPRLNIPRKDEFPESFESSGDREVSTTMAFVRMFGRLLRHKDIGKNIVPIVPDESRTFGMESLFRQCGIYAHTGQLYEPVDSETVLYYREAKDGQILEEGITEAGSMSSFVAAGTAYSTHGISMIPFFIFYSMFGFQRIGDLIWAAADQRAKGFMMGGTAGRTTLNGEGLQHQDGHTHLFAMAYPTVRAYDPAYAYETAYIVLEGMRVMYEECQDAMYYITISNENYLMPNMPAGCEEGILRGMYKVSSKDVGTDKPHVQLFGSGAILREALRAQQILAERYEVSSTAWSVTSYKQLRIEAQEARRWNMLHPTETPRRSYLENVIAGEEGPFIATSDYVRAVSEQIDPWLPGGLFALGTDGLGRSADREALRRHFEIDAELVTVAALYQLAERGKVDKSLVAQAVRDLGVDPEKVDPWTA, encoded by the coding sequence ATGGCACAGGCAGAGATCGTTAATTCTCATGGCGGCGACACAGACCCGGCCGAAACGGCCGAGTGGCTCGAGTCGCTCAAATACGTCTTGGAGACCAAGGGACCGGAGCGCGTTCGCTACCTCCTTTCGGTGCTCGACGAGACGGCTTACCGGCAAGGGGTCGAGCTTCCATTTTCGCTCAATACCCCCTACGTCAACACCATCCCGCCCGATCGCCAGCCCGTTTATCCGGGCAATCGCGAGATCGAACGCCGGATCAAGAGCTTCATCCGCTGGAACGCCATGGCGATGGTGGTACGCGCCAATCGCGACCATCCAGGCATCGGCGGCCATATTTCCACCTATGCCTCGGCCGCGACGCTGTACGAAGTCGCGCTGAACCACTTTTTCCGCGCCACGGATCAGATTTATTTCCAAGGTCACGCCTCGCCGGGCATCTACGCCCGCGCGTTCCTCGAAGGTCGATTGAGCGAGGATCAGCTAGCGCACTTCCGTCAAGAATTGCCTGCCGGCGGCGGTCTGTCGAGCTACCCACACCCCTGGCTGATGCCCAGCTTCTGGCAGTTTCCGACCGTGTCGATGGGCTTGGGCCCGATCATGGGCATCTACCAGGCGCGCTTCAACAAGTATCTGATGGATCGCGGCATCAAGGACACCAGCGACTCGCGCGTGTGGTGCTTCCTGGGCGATGGCGAATGCGACGAGCCGGAATCGCTCGGCGCGATCACGCTGGCCTCGCGCGAGCGGCTCGACAATCTGTGCTTTGTCATCAATTGCAATCTGCAACGTCTCGACGGACCGGTTCGTGGCAATGGCAAGATGATCCAAGAGTTGGAAGGCGCCTTCCGCGGGGCCGGCTGGAACGTGATCAAGGTCATCTGGGGCGATGACTGGGATCCGCTCTTGGCGCGCGATGAATCGGGCTTGCTCGTGCAGCGAATGGGCGAGGTCGTCGACGGCGAGTTCCAGAAATACGTCGTCAGCCCCGGCAGCTACATTCGCGAGCACTTCTTCGGCAAATATCCCGAATTGGAAGAGATGGTCAGCCATCTTTCCGACGAGAAGCTGAAGCGGTTGCGTCGCGGCGGCCACGATCCCGAAAAGGTTTACGCGGCCTATAAGGCGGCGATCGAGACCAAGGGGAAGCCGACCGTCATTCTGGCGAAGACGATCAAGGGGTACGGTTTGGGCGAAGCCGGCGAAGGCCGCAACGTCACTCACCAGCAAAAGAAGCTCAACGAAGTCGAGCTGCGCGAGTTCCGCACGCGCTTTGGCATCCCCATCTCGGACGAAGACGTGGCCCAGGCGCCGTTTTATCGGCCCCCAGAGGACAGCCCCGAAATTCAATATCTGCGCGAGCGGCGCAAGGCGCTGGGAGGTTCGCTTCCGGCCCGCAGCACCGTGCAGCCGCGCCTGAACATTCCTCGCAAGGACGAGTTCCCGGAATCGTTCGAGTCCAGCGGCGACCGCGAAGTGTCGACCACTATGGCCTTCGTGCGTATGTTCGGCCGCTTGTTGCGGCACAAGGACATCGGCAAGAACATCGTGCCAATCGTTCCCGATGAATCGCGCACGTTCGGCATGGAATCGTTGTTCCGGCAATGCGGCATCTACGCCCACACCGGCCAGCTGTACGAGCCGGTCGATTCCGAGACGGTGCTCTATTATCGCGAAGCCAAGGACGGGCAAATTCTGGAAGAAGGGATCACCGAGGCGGGCTCGATGTCGTCGTTCGTGGCGGCGGGCACCGCTTACAGCACGCACGGAATCAGCATGATTCCGTTTTTCATCTTTTACTCGATGTTCGGCTTCCAGCGGATTGGCGATTTGATCTGGGCCGCCGCCGACCAGCGGGCCAAAGGCTTCATGATGGGAGGCACCGCCGGCCGCACGACGCTCAACGGCGAAGGTCTGCAGCACCAGGACGGCCACACGCACCTGTTTGCCATGGCCTATCCAACGGTCCGCGCCTACGACCCGGCCTACGCCTACGAGACGGCGTACATCGTGCTCGAAGGCATGCGCGTGATGTACGAAGAGTGCCAGGATGCGATGTACTACATCACGATCAGCAACGAAAACTACCTGATGCCCAACATGCCAGCCGGCTGCGAAGAGGGCATCCTGCGTGGCATGTACAAGGTCTCGAGCAAGGACGTCGGCACAGATAAGCCGCACGTGCAGTTGTTCGGTAGCGGAGCTATCCTCCGCGAGGCGCTGCGGGCGCAGCAAATCCTGGCGGAACGCTACGAAGTTTCCAGCACCGCCTGGAGCGTCACCAGCTACAAGCAATTGCGCATCGAAGCTCAAGAGGCGCGTCGCTGGAACATGCTCCACCCGACCGAGACCCCGCGACGCAGCTATCTGGAAAACGTGATCGCCGGCGAAGAAGGGCCGTTCATCGCCACCTCGGACTACGTCCGCGCGGTATCCGAGCAGATCGATCCGTGGTTGCCCGGCGGCTTGTTTGCACTGGGCACCGATGGCCTCGGTCGCAGCGCCGATCGCGAGGCGTTGCGTCGTCACTTCGAGATCGATGCGGAACTGGTCACCGTGGCCGCGCTGTATCAACTTGCCGAGCGCGGAAAAGTCGACAAGTCGCTAGTGGCACAAGCCGTTCGCGACCTGGGAGTCGACCCTGAAAAGGTCGATCCCTGGACCGCCTAG
- a CDS encoding PHB depolymerase family esterase gives MGPLIFTLIACSIGAAPGEDVTAKFEEHTFKFTGGEYQDEAFRYRLLKPEHVEPGKKYPLVLFLHGAGERGDDNVSQLQYLPELMATAEFRKRFPCFLIAPQCRKDKLWVTRGKDKVGVGEQMQVAEGILQHVEKDNPIELNRVYLTGLSMGGFGSWNLAARHPDWFAAVVPICGGGDPSMAKVLADVPIWAFHGADDKVVQPGLSRSMIDAIRDAGGKPKYTELEGVGHNSWTPAYEDRDGVLPWMFSKVNDRPKADAAQ, from the coding sequence ATGGGCCCGCTGATTTTCACCCTGATCGCTTGCAGCATCGGCGCTGCGCCTGGAGAAGACGTGACGGCAAAATTCGAGGAGCACACGTTCAAGTTCACAGGGGGCGAGTACCAAGACGAGGCTTTTCGCTACCGCTTGCTCAAGCCAGAGCACGTCGAGCCCGGCAAGAAGTACCCGCTGGTCCTTTTCTTGCACGGAGCTGGCGAGCGGGGCGACGACAATGTCTCACAGCTTCAATATCTGCCCGAGCTGATGGCCACTGCCGAATTCCGCAAGAGGTTTCCCTGTTTCCTCATCGCACCACAATGCCGCAAGGATAAATTGTGGGTTACGCGCGGCAAGGACAAGGTAGGTGTGGGGGAACAGATGCAAGTAGCCGAGGGAATCCTGCAACATGTGGAAAAGGATAATCCGATCGAGCTCAACCGTGTTTATCTAACCGGTTTGTCGATGGGCGGGTTTGGCAGTTGGAATCTGGCGGCGCGCCATCCCGATTGGTTCGCCGCCGTGGTTCCGATCTGTGGTGGCGGCGATCCTTCGATGGCAAAGGTGCTGGCCGACGTCCCGATCTGGGCCTTCCATGGCGCCGACGACAAGGTCGTGCAGCCTGGGCTCAGCCGCAGCATGATCGATGCGATTCGTGACGCGGGGGGCAAGCCAAAATATACCGAGCTCGAGGGCGTTGGCCACAACAGTTGGACGCCGGCCTACGAAGATCGCGACGGCGTTCTGCCGTGGATGTTCTCGAAGGTAAACGACCGGCCCAAGGCCGACGCCGCGCAATAG
- a CDS encoding YggS family pyridoxal phosphate-dependent enzyme, protein MVDARRIAEDVAKVRERIAAAATRSGRTADAVALVAVTKYADDATIAALVEAGCHDLGESRPQQLWQRAIAFAPQAIHWHMIGHLQRNKVARTLPAVALVHSCDSLRLADAIDQSAAVQGIPPIPVLLEVNISDDPAKHGFAAAEVADALAHLATLGQIDVRGLMAMAGRPDDPAATRADFRRLRELRDRLRGECPTAITLDELSMGMSGDYEIAIEEGATIVRVGSALVEGESQ, encoded by the coding sequence ATGGTTGATGCACGCCGAATCGCCGAAGATGTCGCCAAGGTACGCGAGAGAATCGCCGCGGCCGCGACACGCAGCGGCCGCACGGCCGACGCCGTCGCCCTGGTCGCTGTGACCAAGTACGCTGACGACGCGACGATCGCCGCGCTCGTCGAGGCGGGTTGCCACGACCTAGGCGAAAGCCGGCCTCAGCAGCTGTGGCAGCGCGCCATTGCTTTCGCCCCACAGGCAATTCATTGGCATATGATCGGGCATTTGCAGCGCAACAAAGTCGCGCGGACGCTGCCTGCGGTGGCGCTGGTGCATTCCTGCGATAGCCTGCGGTTGGCTGACGCCATCGATCAGTCTGCCGCGGTACAAGGAATCCCGCCGATCCCCGTGCTGCTCGAAGTGAACATCTCTGACGACCCGGCCAAGCATGGCTTCGCCGCGGCCGAAGTGGCCGACGCGTTGGCCCATCTGGCAACACTCGGCCAGATCGACGTGCGCGGGTTGATGGCGATGGCCGGCCGGCCTGATGACCCGGCCGCAACCCGCGCCGATTTCCGTCGCCTCCGCGAATTGCGCGACCGGCTGCGCGGCGAATGTCCGACAGCGATTACTTTAGACGAGCTGTCGATGGGCATGAGCGGCGACTACGAGATCGCGATCGAAGAAGGGGCCACGATCGTTCGCGTCGGTTCGGCGCTCGTCGAAGGCGAGTCGCAATGA
- a CDS encoding Gfo/Idh/MocA family oxidoreductase, which yields MAQRPAPTRRTFLKASAAALAAPTIVPSSVFAKPGEPAPSDRVVVGSIGVGDLGRRHHLAGKLIPNKRIQMAAVCDVDRNHRDQAALDVLNRTGKTVDIYKDFRDLCDRKDIDAVLIAVPDHWHALTSIYAMQSGKDVYCEKPLTLTIDEGKKMVEVARRYGTVFQTGSQQRSDKRFRQACELVRNGRIGKLQRVDTYIGDIDGGTWQPPTTPPAELDWNFWLGPAPWAEYSPNRCHYQFRWFSDYSGGKMTDWGAHHNDIAQWGMGTDGTGPVKVKGTGTFHENGPHDVPGKFDVNYTYANGVELTCHSDGENGIKFTGSDGYVFVSRGQITESSHRDILNTDFSDKDVRLYVSADHHNNWLDCIQSRERPICDVEIGHRSCTICHLGNIAIRLGRELAWDPQNEVFVGDEQANRLLSKPMRAPWSL from the coding sequence GTGGCTCAACGTCCCGCGCCCACTCGCCGCACGTTTTTGAAAGCATCGGCCGCCGCGCTAGCGGCGCCGACGATTGTTCCCTCGTCCGTTTTCGCCAAGCCGGGCGAGCCGGCTCCCAGCGACCGCGTGGTTGTCGGCTCGATTGGCGTCGGCGACTTGGGCCGCCGCCATCACCTGGCCGGCAAGCTAATCCCCAATAAGCGGATCCAGATGGCCGCCGTCTGCGACGTGGATCGCAATCATCGCGACCAGGCCGCGCTCGACGTATTGAACCGGACGGGCAAGACGGTTGACATCTACAAAGATTTTCGCGACTTGTGCGATCGCAAAGATATCGATGCAGTGTTGATTGCCGTGCCCGACCACTGGCACGCGTTGACTTCGATCTACGCCATGCAATCCGGCAAGGACGTGTATTGCGAGAAGCCGCTGACGCTGACCATCGACGAAGGTAAGAAGATGGTCGAAGTAGCCCGTCGCTATGGCACCGTCTTTCAGACCGGCAGCCAGCAGCGATCGGACAAGCGCTTCCGCCAGGCATGCGAGCTGGTGCGCAATGGTCGTATCGGCAAGCTGCAACGCGTGGACACGTACATTGGCGATATCGACGGCGGCACTTGGCAGCCGCCGACCACGCCGCCGGCCGAACTCGACTGGAATTTCTGGCTCGGACCAGCCCCGTGGGCTGAGTACTCGCCCAATCGCTGCCATTACCAGTTCCGCTGGTTCAGCGATTACTCGGGCGGCAAGATGACTGACTGGGGTGCCCATCACAACGACATTGCCCAATGGGGCATGGGCACCGACGGCACCGGCCCGGTCAAGGTCAAGGGAACCGGCACGTTTCACGAGAACGGTCCGCACGATGTGCCTGGCAAATTCGACGTGAACTACACGTACGCCAACGGAGTCGAGCTGACCTGCCACTCGGACGGCGAGAACGGCATCAAGTTCACCGGCAGTGACGGGTATGTGTTCGTCAGCCGCGGCCAAATCACGGAATCGTCGCACCGCGATATTCTCAATACCGACTTCAGCGACAAAGACGTGCGGCTGTACGTCAGCGCGGATCATCACAATAACTGGCTCGACTGCATCCAGAGCCGCGAGCGGCCGATTTGCGACGTCGAGATCGGTCACCGCTCTTGCACGATCTGCCACCTGGGCAACATCGCCATCCGCCTCGGACGCGAGCTGGCCTGGGATCCGCAGAATGAAGTCTTTGTCGGCGACGAGCAGGCCAATCGTTTGCTCAGCAAGCCGATGCGGGCGCCGTGGAGCTTGTAA
- a CDS encoding deoxyribonuclease IV has product MAILGAHMSMAGGYHKAVVRANAVGCDCVQIFLAPPRQFLVGQRVAQSGRLLTKNNNQWRAKPITDDDVTRFRTALVELKIKHPIAHDSYLINLASPDDVLWQKSIEAFIEELRRAELLGIPYVVTHPGASTTSDEATGLRRIIQALDEVHAQTPGITSQCLLENTAGQGSCLGWKFEHLGTIIAGVKAPDRLGVCIDTCHTFAAGYPLGTKTEYQATMSALDKHVGLKRVKAFHLNDSKKELGSRVDRHAHIGEGFLGIEPFRLLLNDSRFRRIPMYLETPKGLVNGEELDAINLTRLRGLIAR; this is encoded by the coding sequence GTGGCGATACTCGGTGCCCATATGTCGATGGCTGGCGGCTACCACAAAGCAGTGGTGCGAGCTAACGCCGTTGGCTGCGATTGCGTGCAAATCTTCTTGGCTCCCCCGCGTCAATTCCTAGTAGGGCAAAGAGTCGCCCAATCTGGGCGGTTGTTGACGAAGAACAACAATCAGTGGCGCGCCAAGCCGATCACGGACGATGACGTCACGCGCTTTCGCACGGCGCTCGTTGAGCTGAAGATCAAGCATCCGATCGCGCATGATTCGTATTTGATCAATCTGGCCAGCCCCGACGACGTGCTGTGGCAAAAATCGATCGAGGCGTTTATCGAAGAGTTGCGCCGCGCCGAGCTGCTCGGCATTCCCTATGTGGTGACGCATCCTGGCGCGTCGACCACTTCGGACGAAGCGACCGGCTTGCGCCGCATTATTCAAGCCCTGGACGAAGTCCATGCCCAGACGCCAGGCATCACATCGCAATGCCTGCTAGAGAACACGGCCGGCCAGGGTTCTTGCTTGGGATGGAAATTCGAGCACCTGGGAACGATCATCGCGGGCGTCAAAGCCCCCGATCGATTGGGGGTCTGCATCGACACTTGTCACACCTTCGCCGCCGGCTACCCGCTGGGCACCAAGACGGAGTATCAAGCCACGATGTCGGCTTTGGACAAACATGTCGGGCTAAAACGAGTAAAGGCCTTTCATCTCAACGACAGCAAGAAGGAGCTTGGCTCGCGCGTCGATCGGCACGCCCACATCGGCGAGGGGTTTCTGGGGATCGAGCCGTTTCGGCTGCTGCTCAACGACAGTCGCTTTCGCAGGATTCCCATGTACCTGGAAACCCCGAAGGGGTTGGTCAACGGCGAGGAGTTAGACGCGATCAATCTGACTCGCCTGCGGGGGTTGATCGCGCGATAG
- a CDS encoding DUF1501 domain-containing protein, with protein sequence MLRKSACRGLGSKSINRRAFLETTVAAGGAGLSLSRLLESRSVARQIGAPSNDTAVIQIWLGGGPTQFETYDPKPEAPAEYRGPLGAISTCLPGVQICEVLPRHAEMLDKFALIRSVSHNSADHDAGMYFCVTGKATKNQPSTGSCTARLRGANQPGLPAYVHLGFPPVVNLVFVPNFKASYLGGGHDPFYITDDPAEAKFQVPNLQLADGVTIDRLGDRRALLSHFDRLRRQSERNPAMGAMDQFERAAYDMVAGATAREAFDLSSEESQTRERYGMHRWGQSCLLARRLVEAGVTFVTVNFDPHSFSFDQHVDIERGMRSAGPRMDSAITSLVADLYERGLDRRVMVIVWGEFGRTPQVNAAGGRDHWGQVMSVLLAGGGLRVGQVIGSSTAKGEVPKDRPITPYDVLATMYRHLGIDPSTTFNDHAGRPQPLLNEGTVIAELV encoded by the coding sequence ATGCTTCGCAAATCCGCATGTCGAGGGCTGGGGTCTAAATCCATAAATCGCCGCGCGTTTCTGGAAACTACCGTCGCGGCGGGTGGCGCCGGGCTGTCTCTTTCGCGGCTGCTCGAGTCGCGCAGTGTGGCGCGACAAATCGGTGCCCCGTCCAACGACACGGCCGTGATCCAAATCTGGCTGGGGGGCGGACCGACCCAATTCGAAACCTACGACCCCAAGCCCGAGGCACCAGCCGAATATCGCGGGCCACTGGGGGCCATTTCGACGTGCCTACCTGGCGTGCAGATTTGCGAGGTCCTGCCGCGCCATGCCGAGATGCTGGACAAGTTCGCGCTGATTCGCAGCGTCTCTCACAACAGTGCCGACCACGATGCCGGCATGTATTTTTGCGTTACCGGCAAAGCGACCAAGAACCAGCCCTCGACCGGTTCTTGCACCGCACGTCTGCGCGGTGCGAATCAGCCAGGATTGCCGGCTTACGTCCACCTTGGATTTCCACCGGTGGTGAACCTGGTGTTCGTGCCGAATTTCAAAGCCAGCTACCTGGGAGGCGGCCACGACCCGTTCTACATCACCGATGACCCAGCCGAGGCTAAGTTCCAGGTTCCCAACTTGCAATTGGCCGACGGCGTGACGATCGATCGCTTGGGCGATCGGCGGGCCTTATTGTCGCATTTCGATCGGCTGCGACGGCAAAGCGAGCGTAACCCGGCGATGGGCGCCATGGATCAGTTCGAGCGCGCGGCGTACGACATGGTGGCCGGAGCGACGGCTCGCGAAGCCTTCGATCTGTCGAGCGAGGAGAGCCAGACTCGCGAGCGCTACGGAATGCACCGTTGGGGCCAGAGCTGCCTGTTAGCGCGACGGCTGGTCGAAGCCGGCGTGACATTCGTCACTGTGAATTTCGATCCACATTCGTTCTCCTTCGACCAGCACGTCGATATCGAAAGGGGAATGCGCAGCGCCGGGCCGCGGATGGACTCGGCCATTACATCGCTCGTGGCCGACCTGTACGAGCGGGGGCTCGATCGGCGGGTGATGGTGATCGTGTGGGGAGAATTTGGACGCACGCCCCAAGTCAACGCAGCCGGAGGCCGCGATCATTGGGGCCAGGTGATGAGCGTCCTGCTGGCCGGAGGCGGCTTGCGCGTGGGCCAGGTCATTGGCTCGTCAACAGCCAAGGGCGAAGTGCCCAAGGATCGCCCGATTACCCCCTACGACGTATTGGCCACGATGTATCGGCACCTGGGGATCGATCCGAGCACCACGTTCAACGATCATGCCGGGCGGCCGCAGCCGCTGTTGAACGAAGGAACCGTGATTGCCGAGTTGGTCTGA
- a CDS encoding 2-oxo acid dehydrogenase subunit E2, giving the protein MAIEFKLPDLGENVESGDVLNILVHEGDTIQANQNVIELETDKATVEIPCPHAGRVSKVHVQPGQSVPIGTLLLSIEAAAPAGNEVAAPAQPKPAAPEKAAAPAKAAAPAAKAAPAKPAAAAAPADDEDDADDDTPPARAAEVDGHRNGGAPAPAATPREPVEAGSVAAPAGPSTRRLARELGVDLRRVTGTGPGGRITREDIVSAVRHSSTVLKSTPVRQNMPPGGVEDQDLYGCIRKQPLTKIRKTIAANMARSHSTIPHVTNFDDADITELERIRKGSMADYVGSDLKLTMMAFVMKAVAQALKLHPTLNASLDLENNQVIYKEYVNLGVAVDTERGLVVPVVRDADQLTIPQIAQALSDVANKGRSGQFAVDDLRGGTFTISNMGAVGGTYSTPIINYPEVAVLLIGRSRQMPIVINDAMQIRLMMPLSLSYDHRLVDGAVAARFLNEVKNYLQVPGRLLLAP; this is encoded by the coding sequence ATGGCCATCGAGTTCAAGCTGCCCGACCTGGGCGAAAACGTAGAGTCGGGCGACGTGTTGAATATTCTGGTACACGAAGGGGACACGATCCAGGCCAACCAGAACGTCATCGAATTGGAGACGGATAAGGCGACGGTCGAGATTCCCTGCCCGCACGCCGGTCGTGTTTCCAAGGTACACGTTCAGCCGGGTCAGAGCGTACCTATTGGCACGTTGTTGCTATCGATCGAAGCCGCGGCGCCTGCCGGCAACGAAGTGGCTGCCCCCGCGCAGCCCAAGCCTGCCGCGCCTGAAAAAGCCGCTGCGCCTGCCAAAGCTGCTGCCCCCGCAGCCAAAGCCGCGCCGGCAAAACCAGCTGCCGCCGCCGCGCCGGCCGACGATGAAGATGACGCTGACGACGACACGCCACCCGCCCGCGCTGCCGAGGTCGACGGACATCGCAACGGCGGAGCACCGGCGCCCGCTGCGACTCCCCGCGAACCGGTCGAAGCTGGATCGGTCGCCGCACCGGCTGGCCCTTCGACGCGCCGGCTGGCGCGCGAGCTGGGCGTTGATTTGCGCCGCGTGACCGGCACTGGTCCTGGCGGACGCATTACGCGCGAGGACATCGTCTCGGCCGTGCGTCACTCGTCGACCGTGCTGAAGTCAACGCCGGTCCGCCAGAACATGCCCCCCGGCGGTGTCGAAGATCAAGACTTATACGGCTGCATCCGCAAGCAGCCGTTGACGAAGATTCGCAAGACGATCGCGGCCAACATGGCCCGTTCGCATTCGACGATTCCGCACGTCACAAACTTCGACGATGCCGACATCACGGAACTGGAGCGGATTCGCAAGGGAAGCATGGCCGATTACGTCGGCTCGGACCTGAAGCTGACCATGATGGCCTTTGTGATGAAGGCCGTCGCGCAGGCGCTCAAGCTGCATCCCACGCTGAATGCGTCGCTCGACCTGGAGAATAACCAGGTCATCTACAAGGAGTATGTCAACCTGGGTGTGGCCGTCGATACCGAGCGCGGCCTGGTCGTGCCGGTGGTGCGCGACGCGGACCAATTGACCATTCCACAAATCGCGCAAGCTCTGTCCGACGTGGCCAATAAGGGACGTAGCGGCCAGTTTGCCGTCGACGACCTGCGCGGCGGCACGTTCACGATCAGCAACATGGGCGCGGTCGGCGGCACGTATTCGACGCCGATCATCAATTACCCCGAAGTGGCCGTGCTGCTGATTGGCCGGTCAAGACAAATGCCGATCGTTATCAACGACGCCATGCAGATTCGGTTGATGATGCCGCTGAGCCTGTCGTACGATCACCGCCTGGTCGATGGTGCGGTGGCCGCGCGGTTCCTCAACGAAGTGAAGAACTACCTGCAAGTCCCTGGCAGGCTGCTGTTGGCCCCCTGA
- the greA gene encoding transcription elongation factor GreA: protein MSDIIPMSRAGYDKIKAEMTHMESVEMPKIAQRIASARSEGDLSENAEYHGARETQAMMQAKINLLRDKLSRSRIVDTATLPKDEVVFGSTVVVKDLDFGDNEEFTLVGAGDEDYDNGKIQITSPLAQGLVGHKVGDKVEIQVPRGKMKFEILEIRPAVD from the coding sequence ATGTCCGACATCATTCCCATGAGCCGTGCCGGCTACGACAAGATCAAGGCCGAAATGACCCATATGGAATCGGTCGAGATGCCCAAGATTGCCCAACGGATCGCCTCGGCCCGTAGCGAGGGGGATCTCAGCGAGAACGCCGAATACCACGGCGCGCGGGAAACGCAAGCCATGATGCAGGCCAAGATCAACCTGTTGCGCGACAAGCTGAGCCGCTCGCGGATTGTCGATACGGCGACGTTGCCCAAGGACGAAGTCGTGTTTGGGTCGACCGTGGTGGTCAAGGACCTGGACTTTGGTGACAACGAAGAATTCACCCTGGTCGGCGCCGGTGACGAGGATTACGACAACGGCAAAATCCAGATCACCAGCCCCTTGGCCCAAGGACTAGTGGGGCACAAAGTCGGCGACAAGGTCGAGATCCAAGTTCCCCGCGGCAAGATGAAATTCGAGATTCTGGAAATTCGCCCCGCCGTCGACTGA
- a CDS encoding DUF167 domain-containing protein, translating into MIDLRPHAEGTILPVRAQPGARRTAVCGAHNGMLKVSVTTAPEKGKATQAVADVLCEALLLSRAQVELLAGATSRQKQFLVRGLDVAELHQRIATALART; encoded by the coding sequence ATGATCGACCTGCGACCGCACGCCGAAGGAACGATCTTGCCGGTGCGGGCACAGCCCGGAGCGAGGCGTACGGCCGTTTGCGGCGCGCACAACGGAATGCTCAAGGTCAGCGTGACGACGGCTCCGGAAAAAGGAAAGGCCACTCAGGCCGTGGCGGATGTACTCTGCGAGGCACTCTTGCTCAGCCGTGCGCAGGTAGAATTGCTGGCCGGCGCCACATCTCGCCAGAAGCAATTTCTGGTTCGCGGCCTCGATGTCGCCGAGTTGCATCAGCGAATCGCCACGGCGCTGGCACGTACATAA